A single Musa acuminata AAA Group cultivar baxijiao chromosome BXJ2-1, Cavendish_Baxijiao_AAA, whole genome shotgun sequence DNA region contains:
- the LOC103984433 gene encoding uncharacterized protein LOC103984433 translates to MTLEDFFTLTEMRDGLSSLGRVEELLSMIQKLNDCVTGNSGDAVRQWSTVSCVLAATENKECLNQFIQLNGLSFLNRWLQRALTLSAEASGTVVEELISSSLTLFERLSSDFKRVIDSGTGIVIELLLDHKNIPIKEKARLLYDKWNLSRSDHVSCYDHNRNGASQNDQHGASENVRTSENCVNLVNPVVDIPPCSTGTVEENCEAEPSATEFQVSNATGCSDSTLLNSTYMEGALTSNQVLSTSLNLVGSNAVLVDVNSSGSYLVSNSCQENLSVTEESLVCVAVGEPSTGTCSQDGQERDGQHHASVSKVNTDSVKEMDVDIRESQSCKFNPTETCSNSSSFAFSASKTPSVDAAEQTILCKLDSNTGDSCASKSMENLPEAETLNYEREKCVITAKSNPAANLTGGFQNISSPANFLSSAGDPQLSCQREEATSSVIRDPDCEVNLKTSKSHFASSTDFLRVVGSKANDKTSQKFELGFDYLDDALEVARQVAIAVQREVVDYKERSCSSPEVNFGENTGSHSPDSEEEKQDQSVTEEVGGSSSSAGKDHSGDSSPEKVSEITQNISVPENSEQDIESLKPKVPAQELVGKTITNGCIFDLNMDLCSDELECLMKPIMKIPVNVSAPIAVIASSKGTPGFPFTPIRLGSESGWKGSAATSAFRPASPRRTPDGERTFSSSKQKSNIFEIDLNVVERVDEVADELLSVKQVPASSSLPYEDSCVKVKSRRTEKLNLDLNRLGDEDAPTCLSSPWKLHVQNGGRHPSPASSSSSRQPLLRDFDLNDNLCFPDTVGSHDIHKSSSKASESRGGPTPHGPVIRIMGSRIAVERKDNTNQVQHSFQPNGLHMEHTAVANAPVPFINMPTPAYGYHGLPTGPTMSVPPVYYSPESISYMVDTRGATVIPHVFVSGGLGVPSARPHFLFGATSTHSDVTGFASFRSGFDLNGRMTPLEGGTCEGGGFKQLFPQGHSSWLEEQAKAGAHPKRKEADSGWDSYPIGYKKMTSGP, encoded by the coding sequence ATGACACTAGAAGATTTCTTTACTCTAACTGAGATGAGAGATGGGCTCTCAAGTCTTGGGAGGGTTGAAGAGCTGCTATCCATGATACAAAAGCTGAATGATTGTGTTACAGGTAACTCAGGTGATGCAGTAAGACAATGGTCTACAGTTTCATGTGTTTTAGCAGCTACAGAAAATAAGGAGTGTCTTAATCAATTTATTCAGTTAAATGGCCTTTCTTTTCTCAACCGCTGGCTACAAAGGGCACTGACGCTCAGTGCTGAAGCCAGTGGCACTGTTGTGGAAGAACTGATCAGTTCATCACTGACATTGTTTGAGAGGCTTTCTAGTGACTTTAaaagggtaattgactctgggacTGGAATTGTTATTGAACTTTTACTTGATCACAAAAACATTCCAATTAAAGAGAAGGCTAGACTTCTCTATGATAAGTGGAATCTTTCAAGGAGTGATCACGTAAGTTGCTATGATCATAATAGAAATGGAGCCAGTCAAAATGACCAGCATGGAGCTTCTGAGAATGTGCGCACAAGTGAAAATTGTGTGAACTTAGTAAATCCAGTAGTTGATATTCCTCCATGCTCCACGGGGACTGTTGAAGAGAACTGTGAAGCGGAGCCTTCAGCGACTGAATTCCAGGTCTCTAATGCTACAGGATGCTCTGACAGTACCCTTCTTAATTCCACATATATGGAGGGGGCTCTAACATCAAATCAAGTTCTTTCCACTTCTTTGAATCTTGTTGGTTCAAATGCAGTTTTGGTAGACGTGAATTCATCGGGATCATACCTTGTTTCAAACTCCTGTCAGGAGAACTTGTCTGTCACAGAAGAGTCTCTTGTTTGTGTTGCTGTAGGAGAACCCTCCACTGGGACTTGTTCCCAAGATGGTCAGGAAAGAGATGGTCAGCACCATGCATCGGTGTCTAAAGTCAACACTGACAGTGTCAAAGAGATGGATGTGGATATCAGGGAAAGTCAATCATGCAAATTCAATCCAACAGAAACTTGCAGTAATTCTTCATCTTTTGCTTTTTCAGCTTCCAAGACACCATCGGTGGATGCTGCAGAACAAACTATTTTGTGCAAGTTGGATTCTAACACTGGTGATTCTTGTGCATCAAAGTCAATGGAAAATCTGCCAGAGGCTGAGACTTTGAACTATGAGAGGGAAAAGTGCGTGATAACAGCCAAATCCAACCCAGCTGCAAATCTCACTGGTGGTTTTCAAAATATTTCTAGTCCTGCTAACTTCCTTAGCAGTGCAGGTGATCCTCAGTTATCTTGTCAAAGGGAGGAAGCCACAAGTAGTGTTATTAGGGACCCTGATTGTGAGGTCAATTTGAAGACTAGCAAGAGCCATTTTGCAAGCTCCACTGATTTTTTAAGGGTTGTTGGGAGCAAGGCCAATGACAAGACCAGTCAAAAGTTTGAACTCGGATTTGATTATTTGGATGATGCACTAGAGGTTGCAAGGCAAGTTGCTATAGCAGTGCAGCGCGAGGTAGTGGATTACAAAGAGCGATCTTGCAGCTCTCCTGAGGTTAATTTTGGAGAAAACACAGGTTCTCATAGCCCTGATTCTGAAGAAGAGAAGCAAGATCAATCAGTAACCGAGGAGGTTGGTGGGAGTAGTTCATCAGCTGGAAAAGATCACTCTGGGGACTCATCTCCTGAAAAGGTGTCAGAGATCACACAGAACATTTCTGTTCCAGAGAACTCTGAGCAAGATATAGAATCACTGAAGCCAAAAGTTCCTGCTCAAGAATTAGTTGGTAAGACCATCACAAATGGATGCATCTTTGATCTGAATATGGATCTTTGCAGTGATGAACTTGAGTGCTTGATGAAGCCCATCATGAAAATCCCTGTCAATGTGTCTGCTCCTATAGCTGTCATAGCTTCTTCAAAAGGAACTCCAGGGTTCCCTTTTACTCCTATCCGTCTTGGGAGTGAATCGGGATGGAAGGGTTCAGCTGCTACCAGTGCTTTTCGACCAGCATCTCCTCGAAGAACTCCAGATGGTGAAAGGACTTTTTCTAGTTCAAAGCAGAAATCAAACATTTTTGAAATTGATCTGAATGTGGTTGAAAGGGTCGATGAGGTGGCTGATGAACTCCTATCAGTGAAACAGGTGCCTGCTTCCTCTAGTCTGCCATATGAAGATTCATGTGTCAAAGTCAAATCGAGAAGAACAGAGAAGCTGAATCTGGATCTTAATCGCCTCGGAGATGAGGATGCCCCTACATGTCTATCCTCACCATGGAAGTTGCACGTCCAGAATGGAGGGCGGCATCCATCCCCAGCTTCTTCATCATCTTCTAGACAGCCTTTGCTTAGAGACTTTGATCTGAATGACAACCTATGTTTCCCTGACACTGTTGGTTCTCACGACATTCATAAATCATCTTCTAAAGCCTCTGAATCCCGTGGAGGACCAACACCTCATGGTCCGGTCATCAGAATTATGGGATCAAGAATTGCTGTTGAAAGGAAGGATAATACCAACCAAGTGCAGCATTCTTTTCAGCCAAATGGATTGCACATGGAACATACTGCGGTCGCGAATGCACCGGTTCCTTTTATAAACATGCCAACCCCTGCATATGGGTACCATGGACTTCCAACAGGGCCTACAATGTCAGTTCCTCCAGTATATTATTCACCTGAGAGCATTTCTTACATGGTAGATACTAGAGGTGCGACAGTCATACCTCATGTTTTTGTCTCGGGAGGACTTGGTGTACCATCTGCTAGGCCACACTTTCTTTTTGGTGCGACTAGTACGCACTCAGACGTGACCGGTTTTGCTTCTTTTCGATCTGGTTTCGACTTGAATGGTCGGATGACACCACTGGAGGGTGGGACTTGCGAAGGTGGTGGATTTAAACAGTTATTCCCGCAAGGGCATAGCAGTTGGTTGGAAGAACAAGCAAAGGCTGGTGCACATCCTAAGCGGAAAGAAGCTGATTCTGGTTGGGATTCGTATCCAATTGGTTACAAGAAGATGACATCGGGGCCATAG
- the LOC135598028 gene encoding protein NPG1-like, producing the protein MAAKSEGADMGVGGFEGDVAGGDEGEVSVKEREVSVNGLSMKTAEVEAKLDDGNIEEAESSLREGLSLNYEEARALLGRLEYQRGNIESAVRVFDGIDLQAAIQRIQPSVSEKPATRRGRSRGDSMHMVSQRAASLVLEAIYLKSMSLRKLGKATEAAQECKGILDTVEKMFQHGIPDVLVEQKLQETVSRAVELLPELWKQAGSYHEALASYRQALLSQWNLDDESCARIQKRFAAFLLYSGIEAGPPNLATQVDGTFVPKNNLEEAILLLMVVLRKWHLGKIQWDPSVMEHLSFALSVCSQTFVLARHFEEAMPGIYPRCDRWYSLALCYSAAGQNHSALNLLRQALKKDESPNDIMALLLAAKICSEDRLLSAEGVEYARRAIANAQAADEHLKSVGLHFLGNCLGKQAKIASSDYERSNLRIEALKSLDEAVALERHNPDILFDLGLEYSEQHNTNAALRCAKEFIDATGGSVLKGWRLLSLILSAQQRFTEAEIVTDAALDETAKWEQGPLLRIKAKLKVAQTLPMDAIEAYRFLLALVQAQRKSGSVKNNTEVEDDDFNEFEVWQGLANLYSGLSHWRDAEICLEKAGALKPFSSSILHTEGSMLEAHGQMQEALATFSNALSLELDDVPSKVSIGALLSKKGSKSLPVARSFLSDALRLEPANRLAWYYLGIIHRDEGRIADAADCFQAASLLEESDPIESFTSIS; encoded by the exons ATGGCGGCGAAATCCGAGGGAGCGGACATGGGGGTCGGGGGGTTCGAAGGGGACGTGGCAGGTGGGGATGAGGGTGAGGTGTCCGTGAAGGAGCGGGAGGTGTCGGTGAACGGACTCTCCATGAAGACCGCCGAGGTGGAGGCCAAGCTCGACGATGGCAACATCGAGGAGGCCGAGTCGTCCCTCCGGGAAGGGCTCTCACTTAATTACGAG GAAGCAAGAGCACTCCTTGGAAGGCTGGAATATCAAAGAGGCAACATAGAATCTGCTGTTCGGGTATTTGATGGAATAGATCTTCAAGCTGCCATTCAGCGTATACAACCTTCTGTCTCTGAGAAGCCTGCTACGAGGCGGGGTCGCTCACGCGGTGACTCTATGCATATGGTCTCTCAGCGTGCTGCTAGCCTTGTCCTTGAAGCCATCTACTTGAAGTCCATGTCTCTCCGGAAGCTAGGCAAAGCTACGG AAGCTGCGCAAGAATGTAAAGGTATTCTTGATACAGTGGAAAAGATGTTTCAACATGGCATACCTGATGTTTTGGTCGAGCAGAAGTTACAGGAAACTGTTAGTAGGGCTGTGGAGCTCCTTCCAGAACTCTGGAAGCAAGCTGGGAGCTATCATGAGGCTTTGGCTTCTTACCGACAAGCTCTTCTAAGTCAGTGGAATCTTGATGATGAATCTTGTGCAAGAATTCAGAAAAGATTTGCTGCATTTCTGTTATATAGTGGGATAGAGGCTGGTCCACCAAATTTGGCTACCCAAGTTGATGGTACATTTGTTCCAAAAAACAATTTGGAAGAAGCAATTTTACTTCTAATGGTAGTCTTAAGAAAATGGCATCTAGGCAAGATACAATGGGATCCCTCAGTGATGGAACATCTCTCTTTTGCACTCTCTGTATGTTCCCAAACTTTTGTGCTGGCTAGGCACTTTGAAGAAGCCATGCCTGGAATATATCCACGTTGTGATAGGTGGTACAGTTTGGCTCTTTGCTATAGTGCAGCAGGTCAGAATCATTCTGCTTTGAACTTATTAAGACAGGCATTAAAGAAGGATGAAAGTCCTAATGACATCATGGCATTACTATTGGCTGCTAAGATTTGCAGTGAAGACCGCCTTCTTTCTGCCGAGGGAGTCGAATATGCACGGAGGGCTATAGCAAATGCTCAAGCTGCAGATGAGCATCTAAAGAGCGTGGGTCTTCATTTTCTAGGAAATTGTCTGGGCAAACAAGCTAAAATTGCTTCCTCAGATTATGAAAGGTCTAACTTGCGAATTGAAGCTTTGAAATCACTAGATGAGGCGGTTGCTCTTGAACGACACAACCCAGATATACTTTTTGACCTAGGCCTTGAATATTCTGAGCAACACAACACAAATGCAGCTCTCCGATGTGCTAAAGAATTTATTGATGCAACAGGTGGATCGGTATTAAAAGGATGGAGATTGCTTTCTCTGATTTTATCTGCTCAGCAACGTTTCACAGAGGCTGAAATTGTCACTGATGCAGCACTGGATGAGACTGCTAAATGGGAACAAGGGCCTCTActcaggatcaaggcaaagctgaAAGTGGCTCAGACCTTGCCCATGGATGCCATTGAAGCCTATCGCTTCTTGCTTGCTCTAGTTCAGGCCCAAAGGAAGTCTGGATCTGTGAAAAATAACACAGAG GTTGAGGATGACGACTTTAATGAGTTTGAAGTTTGGCAAGGTCTTGCCAATCTTTACTCTGGCCTTTCTCACTGGAGAGATGCTGAGATATGTTTGGAGAAAGCTGGGGCCCTGaaacctttttcttcttctattctgcATACTGAAG GTAGTATGCTTGAAGCTCATGGACAGATGCAAGAAGCATTGGCTACTTTCAGCAATGCCCTTTCCTTAGAGCTAGATGATGTGCCATCTAAGGTATCGATCGGTGCTCTGCTGTCCAAAAAAGGCTCAAAATCTTTGCCCGTCGCCAGAAGCTTTCTTTCAGATGCCCTCAGGCTCGAACCTGCCAATCGGCTGGCATGGTACTACCTGGGAATAATCCACAGGGACGAAGGAAGGATTGCCGATGCAGCAGACTGCTTCCAGGCAGCATCATTGTTAGAAGAATCGGATCCTATTGAGAGTTTTACTTCTATTTCATAA
- the LOC135598524 gene encoding thaumatin-like protein 1b, with protein sequence MWADDDQTGLSISSHVFSSEKLVAMRPSLPPLQSTSSLVVLLVVLVLASGSSPGVLSATFTVTNNCAYTVWPGVLASAGSAPLATTGFALAPSEYRTLDAPVPWSGRLWARTICAADPASGRFSCATGDCGSGSLECSGGGAAPPATLAEFTLGGSGGTDFYDVSLVDGSNVPMLVVPQSGSPGGSCGPTGCLVDLNGLCPAELRVAQPGGETAACRSACEAFRTARYCCSGEFGSPGTCGPTAYSQFFKNACPRAYSYAYDDATSTFTCPTAATAGYTVTLCPSTTSLKSMGYGNQMAGGLPLINNTMPPLLSSPNRAARRWPTMSPASRGLLCLAVAVALQLQLLHLP encoded by the exons ATGTGGGCAGATGACGATCAGACGG GTTTGTCTATCTCCTCACACGTCTTCTCCTCCGAGAAATTGGTCGCGATGCGTCCCTCTCTTCCACCACTCCAATCCACCTCTTCTCTCGTTGTTCTTCTTGTTGTGTTGGTGTTAGCGTCTGGTTCCTCGCCGGGTGTCCTTTCTGCTACGTTCACGGTGACGAACAACTGCGCCTACACGGTGTGGCCGGGCGTCCTCGCCAGCGCTGGTTCGGCCCCGCTCGCCACCACAGGCTTCGCCCTCGCCCCTTCAGAGTACCGCACACTCGACGCCCCCGTCCCATGGTCCGGCCGCCTCTGGGCCCGCACTATCTGTGCCGCTGACCCTGCTTCCGGCCGCTTCTCCTGCGCCACCGGCGACTGCGGCTCCGGCTCATTGGAGTGCTCCGGGGGCGGCGCGGCCCCTCCCGCCACCCTCGCCGAGTTCACCCTGGGCGGCAGCGGCGGGACCGACTTCTACGACGTCAGCCTCGTGGACGGATCCAACGTGCCCATGCTGGTAGTCCCGCAGAGTGGGTCTCCCGGGGGTAGCTGTGGGCCCACGGGGTGTCTGGTGGATCTCAACGGGTTGTGCCCCGCGGAGCTGCGGGTGGCGCAGCCCGGCGGGGAGACGGCTGCGTGCCGGAGCGCGTGCGAGGCGTTCCGGACCGCGAGGTACTGCTGCAGCGGCGAGTTCGGCAGCCCCGGCACGTGCGGCCCGACGGCGTACTCACAGTTCTTCAAGAACGCGTGCCCCAGGGCGTACAGCTACGCTTACGACGACGCGACCTCCACGTTCACCTGCcccaccgccgccaccgccggCTACACCGTCACCTTGTGCCCCAGCACCACCAG TCTCAAGTCCATGGGCTACGGGAATCAGATGGCAGGAGGCCTGCCGCTGATCAACAACACGATGCCGCCGCTGTTAAGCTCGCCGAATCGCGCCGCGCGGCGGTGGCCGACCATGTCGCCAGCGAGCCGAGGCCTCCTCTGCCTTGCAGTCGCGGTGgcgctgcagctgcagctgctcCACCTGCCTTGA